The Prosthecobacter dejongeii genome contains a region encoding:
- a CDS encoding bifunctional SulP family inorganic anion transporter/carbonic anhydrase, which yields MTSINPLSPKTIPRDLTSGLVVFLVALPLCLGVALASNAPLFSGILAGIVGGLLVGMLSGSHTSVSGPAAGLTAVVAAQIAALGSFEAFLVAVVMAGVIQIVLGICRAGFIAAFFPSSVIKGLLAAIGVILILKQIPHVLGHDADPMGDKSFIQPDNENTFSELAEAWFDIQPGAALVGLLSILLLVFWDKIKVLKKSPVPAPLVVVIFGVAMSLLLRKMGGDWVIETSHLVQVPVSNSPKEFLGFLIFPDFSVLANPTVYIAAVTIAIVASLETLLNLEAVDKLDPEQRSSPPNRELLAQGIGNVAVGLIGGLPMTSVIVRSSVNINAGVKTKLSSIFHGALLLSCVMFVPTLLNEIPLSALAAILLMTGLKLASPKLLKQMWGEGRTQFLPFIITVVAIVLTDLLVGILIGLGVAIGFILHSNVRRPIRKVMEKHATGDEVLRIELANQVSFFNRATLDETLRSVPRGGHVLLDARNTDYIDPDILDLITDFKDTTAQAHGVQLSLTGFKERYPQLEDRIQFVDFSSREVQDALTPQRVLEIFQEGNDRFLSGTRLSRDLGRQVDATSLGQFPMAVVLGCIDSRAPVELIFDLGLGDVFTIRIAGNIARDKVLGSMEYSCAVAGAKIILVMGHTSCGAVNAAVDLICSHKTAAEATGCVNLDSLITEIQKSVDLSTCKTPDQWLAGEKAAYANEVARRNVLRTMRKIRERSSTIDNLVRTGKVAIVGGMYDISTGKVSFFQTPESSSNPLPIAMATVV from the coding sequence ATGACAAGCATCAATCCCCTCTCCCCGAAAACGATCCCACGTGACCTCACGTCGGGGTTGGTCGTCTTCCTTGTTGCCCTTCCCTTGTGCTTAGGGGTGGCTCTTGCCTCGAATGCACCGCTTTTCTCAGGCATTCTAGCCGGTATCGTCGGGGGGCTGCTGGTGGGGATGCTCAGTGGTTCTCACACCAGTGTGAGCGGCCCTGCCGCCGGTCTGACGGCCGTGGTCGCCGCACAGATCGCCGCTCTGGGTAGCTTCGAAGCTTTTTTGGTGGCCGTGGTCATGGCAGGGGTCATCCAAATCGTGCTGGGCATCTGCCGGGCGGGTTTCATCGCCGCCTTTTTCCCTTCCAGCGTGATCAAAGGCCTCCTCGCTGCCATCGGGGTCATCCTCATCCTGAAACAGATCCCTCACGTCCTCGGTCATGATGCGGACCCCATGGGTGATAAGTCCTTTATCCAGCCAGACAATGAGAACACTTTCTCTGAGCTGGCTGAAGCCTGGTTTGACATCCAGCCCGGTGCAGCCCTGGTAGGTCTGCTTTCCATCCTCCTTTTGGTTTTTTGGGACAAGATCAAAGTCCTGAAAAAATCTCCCGTACCAGCACCGCTGGTGGTCGTCATCTTCGGTGTGGCGATGAGTTTGCTCCTCCGCAAAATGGGTGGGGATTGGGTCATCGAAACCAGTCACCTGGTGCAGGTGCCGGTGTCGAACTCGCCAAAGGAATTTCTCGGTTTCTTGATCTTCCCAGACTTCAGCGTGCTGGCAAATCCCACGGTCTATATCGCGGCCGTTACCATCGCCATCGTCGCTTCTTTGGAAACGTTGCTGAACCTGGAAGCCGTGGACAAGCTGGACCCCGAACAGCGCAGCAGCCCACCGAACCGTGAGCTCTTGGCCCAGGGCATCGGCAACGTGGCGGTTGGCCTCATCGGCGGCTTGCCCATGACCAGCGTCATCGTCCGCAGTTCCGTGAACATCAATGCGGGGGTGAAGACCAAACTCAGCTCTATTTTCCATGGAGCCCTGCTCCTGAGCTGCGTGATGTTTGTCCCCACCCTGCTCAATGAAATTCCCCTGTCTGCCCTGGCCGCCATCCTCTTGATGACAGGTCTGAAACTCGCCAGCCCGAAACTGCTGAAGCAGATGTGGGGCGAAGGCCGCACCCAGTTCCTGCCCTTCATCATCACCGTGGTCGCCATCGTTCTCACGGACCTCCTCGTCGGCATCCTCATTGGCCTGGGCGTCGCCATCGGCTTCATCCTTCACAGCAATGTACGCCGCCCCATCCGCAAGGTCATGGAAAAGCACGCGACGGGCGACGAAGTGCTCCGTATCGAGCTGGCAAACCAGGTGAGTTTCTTCAATCGCGCCACGCTGGATGAAACCCTGCGCAGCGTGCCGCGCGGTGGTCACGTCCTGCTGGATGCCCGCAATACGGACTACATTGATCCAGATATCCTCGATCTCATCACCGACTTCAAGGACACCACGGCCCAAGCTCACGGGGTGCAGCTCAGCCTGACGGGTTTCAAAGAGCGCTATCCGCAGCTCGAAGACCGCATCCAGTTCGTGGACTTTAGCAGCCGTGAAGTGCAGGATGCCCTCACCCCTCAGCGCGTGCTGGAAATCTTCCAGGAGGGCAACGATCGCTTCCTGAGCGGCACCCGCCTCAGCCGTGATCTGGGCCGCCAGGTGGATGCTACCTCCCTGGGCCAGTTCCCCATGGCCGTCGTGCTCGGCTGCATTGACTCACGCGCTCCGGTGGAGTTGATCTTTGACCTCGGGCTGGGAGATGTGTTTACCATCCGCATCGCTGGCAACATCGCCCGCGACAAAGTGCTGGGCAGCATGGAGTACAGTTGCGCTGTCGCCGGGGCTAAGATCATCTTGGTCATGGGCCACACCTCCTGCGGGGCGGTGAATGCGGCGGTGGATCTCATTTGCAGCCATAAAACGGCCGCCGAGGCCACCGGCTGTGTGAACCTGGACTCGCTGATTACGGAGATTCAAAAGTCAGTGGATCTCAGCACCTGCAAGACCCCAGATCAATGGCTGGCAGGCGAGAAAGCAGCCTATGCGAACGAAGTCGCTCGCCGCAATGTCTTGCGCACCATGCGCAAGATCCGCGAGCGTAGCTCCACCATTGATAACCTCGTACGCACGGGCAAAGTCGCCATTGTCGGAGGGATGTATGACATCTCCACAGGCAAGGTCTCCTTCTTCCAGACGCCTGAGTCCAGCTCCAACCCACTACCCATCGCCATGGCGACGGTGGTCTAA
- a CDS encoding HAD family hydrolase, translating to MRYAFFDLDHTLLPFDTQTLFCNFVLHRHPWRIVLHAWFVPYALGRAVGVVSTATAKRAFLSYLWGMKRAHLRRLARDFAHDCVDTWIYPEMRAEILRHKHQGRKLVLNTASPDFYAEEIAAVLDFDHCVATRFHIGNIVPLRPPLVGSNNKREAKIAAMKASVPGVAALTDEQRFHCWAYSDSAADIPLLEFCGNRILVHPSGGLKKHFPQHDVTVVTPRRPYWGKVGDMLSALRQMLGLHGERGPAR from the coding sequence ATGCGCTACGCCTTTTTCGATCTCGACCACACGCTGTTGCCGTTTGATACGCAGACGCTGTTTTGCAATTTTGTGCTGCATCGGCATCCCTGGCGTATCGTCTTGCATGCCTGGTTTGTCCCCTATGCCCTGGGTCGTGCGGTGGGGGTGGTGAGCACCGCCACGGCGAAGCGGGCCTTCCTTTCCTACCTGTGGGGGATGAAGCGCGCGCACCTGCGCCGCCTGGCGCGTGACTTTGCCCATGATTGTGTGGATACCTGGATCTACCCGGAAATGCGGGCCGAGATCCTGCGGCACAAACACCAAGGGCGGAAGCTGGTGCTGAATACGGCGAGCCCGGATTTTTATGCCGAAGAAATCGCCGCTGTGCTGGATTTCGATCACTGTGTGGCCACGCGTTTCCACATCGGCAACATCGTGCCCCTGCGCCCGCCTTTAGTCGGGTCTAACAACAAGCGTGAGGCGAAGATTGCGGCCATGAAAGCCTCGGTGCCTGGAGTCGCCGCGCTGACGGATGAGCAGCGCTTCCACTGCTGGGCCTACAGCGATAGCGCCGCAGACATCCCCCTGCTGGAATTTTGTGGCAACCGCATCCTCGTACATCCGAGTGGTGGGCTGAAGAAGCACTTTCCTCAGCATGATGTCACGGTGGTCACTCCACGCCGCCCCTACTGGGGAAAGGTGGGGGATATGCTCTCGGCCCTGAGGCAGATGCTGGGACTGCATGGCGAGCGCGGCCCGGCCCGCTAA
- a CDS encoding mannose-1-phosphate guanylyltransferase, with protein sequence MSQSASPSRYALILAGGSGQRFWPISRDALPKQLLKLFGDKTLLEMTVDRLEGVVPKENIVILTNKQQEATVRALLPFLPSENILAEPEKRDTAPAIALGVGWVVARDPSATMMVLPADHLIQNVAEFQKVLINAAKCAEAASSLVTVGIKPTWACPSYGYVERGKRASVLGVSEVAVYEVARFREKPNPDLAEHFIAQGNFTWNAGMFIWTIPAIFSELSRHCPALADFVSELRGSKDFCATVERQFSKLPKLSIDYALMERASRVLNIEATFDWDDVGNWTSVGRYLKCDSEGNQHNCAMTQMNAADNLVFSQTGQHIALLGVQDLIVVASKDAILITSRAQAESIKKMSDLLPKELR encoded by the coding sequence ATGAGTCAGTCAGCATCCCCCTCCCGATACGCCCTCATTTTAGCTGGAGGAAGCGGTCAGCGCTTCTGGCCGATCAGCCGGGATGCCTTGCCAAAGCAGCTTTTGAAGTTGTTTGGAGACAAAACCTTGCTGGAAATGACGGTGGATCGCCTGGAAGGCGTGGTGCCGAAGGAGAACATCGTCATTCTGACGAACAAGCAGCAGGAAGCAACGGTGCGTGCCTTGCTGCCTTTTTTACCCTCGGAAAACATCCTGGCTGAGCCGGAGAAGCGGGATACCGCGCCGGCCATTGCTCTAGGTGTGGGCTGGGTGGTGGCGCGGGATCCTTCCGCTACGATGATGGTGCTGCCGGCGGATCATTTGATCCAAAATGTGGCAGAGTTTCAGAAGGTGCTGATCAATGCGGCCAAATGTGCCGAGGCGGCGAGCAGCCTGGTGACAGTGGGCATCAAACCCACCTGGGCCTGCCCGAGCTACGGGTATGTGGAGCGGGGCAAGCGCGCCTCCGTCCTGGGCGTGAGTGAGGTGGCTGTGTATGAAGTGGCGCGCTTCCGGGAAAAGCCGAATCCAGACTTGGCGGAGCACTTCATCGCGCAGGGGAATTTCACCTGGAATGCGGGCATGTTCATCTGGACGATACCGGCCATTTTCAGTGAGCTGTCTCGTCACTGTCCTGCTTTGGCGGACTTTGTTTCGGAGTTGCGCGGTTCCAAAGATTTCTGCGCTACGGTGGAACGCCAGTTTAGCAAACTGCCGAAGCTTTCCATTGATTACGCGTTGATGGAGCGTGCCTCCCGGGTGCTGAATATCGAGGCCACTTTTGACTGGGATGATGTGGGTAACTGGACCTCCGTAGGCCGCTACCTCAAGTGCGATAGCGAGGGAAATCAGCACAACTGTGCGATGACCCAGATGAATGCCGCCGATAACTTGGTCTTTTCTCAGACGGGGCAGCACATCGCTTTGCTGGGTGTGCAGGATTTGATCGTCGTGGCCTCCAAAGACGCGATTTTGATCACCAGCCGGGCTCAGGCGGAAAGTATCAAAAAGATGTCGGACCTGCTGCCCAAAGAATTGCGCTAA
- a CDS encoding GspE/PulE family protein yields MKNIRQALVQCLEASGGSGIPLPTATPSSSVVNQLLDTGALDEESFLSQLAVRLGLGYVSVPLPDSADAPEMKRLLPPRVALKHRLLPLKIEEEEGGARKLIIAAYDPFDLIGRQAVSREVDAPVRWQIAPRKRLLNAMRDFYGVGADTFEEILKGRDVDGSDLEQRDEANIIDADDEEASVVKFVNTVIREALEQQATDIHVEPMEDKLRMRYRIDGRLREVPVPENIKQLQQSVIARLKVMAKLDIAERRLPQDGRISLQIAGQLIDVRVATIPSVEGESISLRLLGQEKFNLDKLRMETDLRGEIEVLLKKPNGIILVTGPTGSGKSTTLYTFLSQLNTEHRRIVTIEDPVENKLPGVVQIAVRPEIELTFATGLRSILRGDPNVVMVGEMRDLETAEIAIRAALTGHLVFSTLHTNNAIGGIMRLVDMGVEPFLVATSVRAFIAQRLVRLLCNVCREPEPDAEMKIRELKYTGPIRTQVYRAKEGGCEACRHTGYKGRMSIYELVRLTPAMGELITHKASSAQLMQQAYKDGYRPMREYGVRKVLDGNTTIEEVISVTVAESEQ; encoded by the coding sequence ATGAAAAATATCCGCCAAGCCTTGGTCCAATGTCTGGAGGCCTCAGGCGGCTCCGGCATTCCTCTTCCTACCGCCACGCCGAGTTCCTCGGTGGTGAATCAGCTCCTGGATACGGGAGCCTTGGATGAAGAATCTTTCCTCTCCCAGCTCGCCGTCCGTCTAGGATTGGGTTACGTCTCAGTCCCACTTCCGGACAGTGCCGACGCACCAGAGATGAAGCGCCTGCTGCCGCCGCGTGTGGCGTTGAAGCACCGCCTGCTGCCCCTAAAGATCGAGGAAGAAGAAGGCGGGGCCAGGAAGCTCATCATCGCCGCTTACGATCCCTTTGACCTCATCGGCCGCCAGGCCGTCTCGCGTGAAGTGGATGCGCCCGTGCGCTGGCAGATCGCCCCGCGAAAGCGACTGCTGAATGCCATGCGTGACTTCTATGGTGTGGGTGCAGATACCTTTGAAGAGATCCTGAAAGGCCGTGACGTGGACGGCTCTGACCTGGAGCAGCGGGATGAAGCGAACATCATTGATGCGGATGATGAAGAAGCCTCGGTGGTGAAGTTCGTGAACACCGTGATTCGTGAAGCCCTAGAGCAGCAGGCCACGGACATTCACGTGGAGCCCATGGAAGACAAACTGCGCATGCGCTACCGCATTGACGGTCGCCTGCGTGAGGTGCCCGTGCCGGAAAACATCAAGCAGCTCCAGCAGTCTGTGATCGCGCGTTTGAAGGTGATGGCCAAGCTGGACATCGCCGAGCGCCGCCTGCCGCAGGATGGTCGTATCAGCCTGCAGATCGCGGGTCAGCTCATTGACGTGCGTGTCGCTACCATCCCAAGTGTGGAAGGGGAGAGCATTTCGCTTCGTTTGTTAGGCCAGGAGAAGTTCAACCTGGACAAGTTGCGCATGGAAACGGACTTGCGGGGTGAGATCGAAGTCCTGCTGAAAAAGCCCAACGGCATCATCCTGGTGACGGGGCCGACGGGTTCCGGGAAGTCCACCACGCTCTACACCTTCCTCAGCCAGCTCAATACGGAGCATCGCCGCATCGTCACCATCGAGGACCCGGTGGAAAACAAACTGCCGGGGGTGGTTCAGATCGCGGTGCGGCCTGAGATTGAGCTCACTTTTGCCACCGGTCTGCGCAGCATTCTGCGTGGTGACCCGAACGTGGTCATGGTGGGGGAAATGCGTGACCTGGAAACGGCGGAGATCGCCATCCGTGCCGCTTTGACGGGTCACTTGGTGTTCAGCACCCTGCACACGAACAATGCCATCGGGGGCATCATGCGTTTGGTGGACATGGGCGTGGAGCCCTTCCTGGTCGCTACCTCCGTGCGTGCTTTCATCGCCCAGCGCCTCGTGCGTTTATTGTGCAATGTCTGCCGCGAGCCAGAACCAGATGCGGAAATGAAAATCCGCGAACTCAAGTACACCGGCCCCATCCGCACGCAAGTTTACCGGGCCAAAGAAGGTGGCTGCGAAGCCTGCCGCCATACGGGCTACAAAGGCCGAATGTCCATCTACGAACTCGTGCGCCTCACCCCTGCCATGGGCGAGCTCATCACCCATAAGGCCAGCAGCGCCCAGCTCATGCAGCAGGCCTACAAAGACGGCTACCGCCCGATGCGTGAGTATGGCGTGCGCAAGGTCCTGGATGGTAATACCACCATTGAAGAAGTCATCAGCGTGACCGTGGCGGAGTCGGAACAGTGA
- a CDS encoding class I SAM-dependent methyltransferase, with product MTPTLAQLENIAALCNRRWDFFYTRSKLASDPVYQAVVKEIGSSSLPVLDIGCGIGLLAHYLRACGHTAPVIGFDYDQRKIDSAAAMVSKSGQQGLSFSAGDARTGLPEFSGHVVILDILQFFTPEEQNTLITAAAARVAPGGKLVIRTGLRDDSWRFRVTVLGDYLAKITFWMKAAPTCYPDAEQFRDVLSKAGLQVQITPLWGGTPFNNHLIVAQR from the coding sequence ATGACGCCCACTCTGGCCCAACTCGAAAACATCGCCGCCCTCTGCAACCGGCGATGGGATTTCTTCTACACCCGTTCCAAGCTCGCCAGCGATCCAGTTTACCAAGCGGTGGTCAAGGAGATCGGGTCTAGTTCGCTGCCAGTGCTGGACATCGGTTGTGGCATCGGCCTCCTGGCGCACTACCTCCGCGCCTGCGGCCACACGGCACCAGTCATCGGTTTTGACTACGACCAGCGTAAAATTGACAGCGCTGCGGCCATGGTGAGCAAGTCAGGTCAGCAGGGGCTTAGTTTTTCTGCGGGGGATGCCCGCACGGGACTGCCAGAATTCAGTGGGCATGTGGTCATCCTGGACATCCTCCAATTTTTCACGCCCGAGGAGCAAAACACCCTCATCACCGCTGCTGCGGCCCGCGTGGCACCTGGTGGGAAGCTGGTGATCCGCACCGGGCTGCGGGATGATTCCTGGCGCTTTCGCGTCACAGTCCTGGGGGACTATCTGGCTAAAATCACCTTTTGGATGAAGGCGGCCCCGACATGTTACCCCGATGCGGAACAGTTCCGTGACGTGCTCTCCAAAGCGGGCTTGCAGGTGCAAATCACCCCTTTGTGGGGGGGGACTCCGTTTAACAATCATCTGATTGTTGCACAAAGGTAA
- a CDS encoding glycosyltransferase family 2 protein, producing MKILVLIPSYNTGRILPQTVADVLKHWPEVWVVMDGSTDGSAALLEPLKATAPGLRVISIEKNGGKGAAVLHGTRLAHEAGYTHVLTMDADGQHPTDDIPRFVALAQKYPQAVMMGTPVFGPEAPQLRVQGRKISNMWANLETLNWGIPDTLFGMRLYPIPLLLRAFRGTIWARRFDYDTEIAVRLAWQGAPMLAVPTTVRYLTQEEGGVSQFRYFRDNSVLTWMHARLLFGFGWRLPLLLLRIGRGGNPLRKVTA from the coding sequence ATGAAGATCCTGGTCCTGATCCCCAGCTACAACACCGGGCGCATTCTGCCCCAGACTGTCGCCGACGTTTTGAAACATTGGCCTGAAGTGTGGGTGGTCATGGATGGCAGCACCGATGGCAGCGCGGCCCTGCTGGAGCCCCTGAAGGCCACGGCCCCTGGGCTGAGGGTGATCTCCATCGAAAAAAACGGGGGTAAAGGTGCCGCCGTTCTGCATGGCACCCGTCTGGCTCATGAAGCCGGCTACACCCATGTCCTGACCATGGATGCCGATGGTCAGCACCCCACGGATGACATTCCCCGTTTTGTAGCTTTAGCTCAAAAATACCCGCAGGCAGTGATGATGGGCACGCCTGTTTTCGGGCCAGAGGCCCCGCAACTCCGTGTGCAGGGGCGCAAGATCTCCAACATGTGGGCGAATCTGGAGACGCTGAACTGGGGCATCCCGGATACCCTTTTTGGTATGCGTTTGTATCCCATCCCCCTGCTGCTGCGGGCCTTTCGCGGCACCATCTGGGCGCGCCGCTTTGACTACGATACGGAGATCGCCGTGCGTCTGGCTTGGCAGGGCGCACCGATGCTGGCTGTGCCCACGACCGTCCGTTACCTGACCCAGGAGGAGGGCGGTGTGTCTCAATTTCGCTATTTCCGGGATAACAGTGTGCTGACCTGGATGCACGCGCGCCTGCTGTTTGGTTTTGGCTGGCGGTTACCATTGTTGCTCTTACGCATTGGACGAGGCGGCAATCCCCTGCGTAAAGTCACGGCATGA
- a CDS encoding lysophospholipid acyltransferase family protein: protein MLNIPDTLTSKERIEFYPFCMLDRLRLITAWFTSLLYWVIGGTGFGLLCLLLPLLFCRDRARAIGQWAVQMAFRGFLGVLRFFDIVECEYVGFEKLRIQTGGIIVAPNHPALWDAVFVLAEVDHMACVLKASLMCNPILFGGATAAGFIPNEPTHKMLRQCIETLKKGERLLLFPEGTRTRPEHGRLNPFQGGLAVVAKNSGAPVWPVYVETNSRYLNKGWSLWHLPTEKVRLRMTVGEPLRFPEQGEAQPFIDELRQRYLLALESPAA from the coding sequence ATGCTCAACATCCCTGACACGCTGACTTCAAAAGAGCGTATCGAGTTTTACCCTTTTTGCATGTTGGACCGCCTCCGCCTGATCACTGCCTGGTTCACCAGCCTCCTTTACTGGGTGATCGGGGGCACGGGCTTTGGGTTGCTGTGTTTGCTCCTGCCTTTATTATTTTGCCGGGATCGGGCGCGGGCGATCGGGCAGTGGGCGGTACAAATGGCTTTCCGAGGGTTTTTAGGCGTCCTACGGTTTTTTGACATTGTGGAATGCGAGTATGTGGGATTTGAGAAACTGCGGATCCAGACCGGGGGCATCATCGTCGCGCCGAATCATCCCGCGCTGTGGGATGCCGTGTTTGTGCTGGCAGAGGTTGACCACATGGCTTGCGTGTTGAAAGCATCCTTGATGTGCAATCCGATTTTGTTCGGGGGAGCGACGGCCGCAGGCTTCATCCCAAACGAACCCACTCACAAAATGCTGCGTCAGTGCATCGAGACGTTAAAGAAAGGGGAACGCCTGCTGCTTTTCCCGGAAGGCACGCGCACGCGCCCTGAGCATGGGAGGCTGAATCCCTTCCAGGGAGGCCTAGCGGTGGTGGCCAAAAACTCCGGGGCCCCCGTCTGGCCTGTGTATGTGGAAACGAACAGTCGTTATTTAAACAAAGGCTGGTCTCTCTGGCACCTGCCCACGGAAAAAGTACGCCTGCGCATGACGGTGGGGGAGCCGCTGCGATTTCCTGAACAAGGCGAAGCCCAACCATTCATTGATGAACTGCGTCAGCGCTACCTGCTGGCCCTGGAATCCCCTGCCGCATGA
- a CDS encoding 3-hydroxyacyl-ACP dehydratase FabZ family protein → MLQPTSLVQALSALPHGPSFRFVDELVSMEAGVTATARWTLKGDEAFLEGHFPGQPLLPGVIMIESLAQLGGILAQSDRGDQPLKNVRLTAVRQFKILGSIPPGETLTIIARRDAVMPGLVQISGEIITADGTRLATGSVILSGEE, encoded by the coding sequence ATGTTGCAGCCTACCTCGCTTGTCCAAGCCCTTTCCGCGCTTCCTCACGGTCCTTCCTTTCGCTTTGTTGATGAACTGGTTTCCATGGAGGCTGGGGTCACCGCCACGGCCCGCTGGACCTTGAAAGGCGATGAAGCTTTCCTCGAAGGGCATTTTCCGGGCCAACCTCTCCTCCCAGGTGTGATCATGATCGAATCCCTCGCCCAACTCGGAGGAATCCTGGCCCAGAGTGATCGCGGAGACCAACCGCTGAAAAACGTCCGCCTCACCGCCGTGCGTCAATTCAAAATCCTGGGCAGCATTCCCCCTGGGGAGACCCTCACCATCATTGCCCGGCGGGATGCGGTGATGCCTGGCCTCGTCCAGATCAGCGGAGAAATCATCACCGCCGATGGCACCCGCCTAGCCACAGGCAGCGTCATCCTCAGCGGGGAAGAATAG